The genomic interval ATTGTTTCTTCGTAATTGCTAATCTAAGTTCCCTGGTATCGGTACTAATGTCAACTACCTGGGGGAAAATTAGGTGGTAGGTGGTAGGTGGTAGGTGGTAGGGGGTAGGTGGTAGGGGGTAGGGGGTAGGTGGTAGGTGGTAGGGGAAAAGAGTTTTGAGTTGAAAGTGGGGGGTGGGGAGTGGAGAGTAGGGAGTAGGAGAAGAGATTTGAATTTTGAGTTGCGAATTGAACTTGGGGAGAGAGGAGATAGGGGCGAAAAGGCGAAGGGGTGAGGAGGTGAGGAGGTGAGGAGGTGAGGAGGTGAGGAGATAATTTTTTGGAGATAAATTTTTATCCTTCATCCTTTATCCTTCATCCTTCATCCTTTATCCTTCATCCTTTATCCTTTCCCTACCACCTGACACCTGAAACCTGCTCCCTAGCCTGACGTTTCCAACAGTCCTGCTTGTTCCAGGGCGGAAAGCATCGCCTGCTTTTGCGCCAAATCATAGCTCCAGCGCTCTAGAAAGAGCTGATATTCTCCGCTTCCTGTACGAATGCTGGTAGCCAGGTGATGGGCTTGCTCTTTTAGCTGGGGCAAGGGAAGGGCCTGGATTAATTGCAATGTCCGCGATCGCACCTGGTCTGACCCCTGAGCCATTGTTTCATCCTGGTTGCGGCGGTGAGTCATCGCCATTGCAGTAGACATAACCAGATTTTTTACCAGCAGTGGCGAAACCACATCGGCAGAGGTTTTCAGTGCTTCGATCACAACCGTCCTGAGTTGCTCGACGAGAGGACGCGGATCGCTGAGATAGGTGACAAAAAACCCCCTTGCCCCATTTTCGGTTTGAACCAGATCGCTTAGCGTGGGCTGAAAGACAGCCTCAGAAATTTCATGCTGCTCAACCCTATTCAGCAAAGACTGGGTGAGGGCGATCGCCTCAGCAAAACTAATTTCATTGGGAACAGAAAAAATAGATTCAACCATCATCGCTCAGAATTTCTCAACAGGATTGGCACAGCTACGAGCTATTAGCTATTAGCTATTTGTCTATAGTTTATGTTTGTAGTAAGTCAGAAGCAGTATATTTGTTCGTAACCTGCTAGTCCCCAGCCTCTAACCTCCAATCGCTGCTATTAAGTATGGCAATAATTTCTTCTAAGAAACAGCCACCAGAACCGGATGGGCAAGGGCAGGGGAATTTATTATCAGCAGATAATTCGCCTGTGCAGGGTGAAACTGCCAAAAGTAAAGCTGCTCAACCCATCGGCTCTCAAAAACCAGCTCCCGGAGCTTTACTAAAGCCAGAAGCGGAACCCGCAGAGCACGGGAAACAGGAGGAACGGTTGCGTCCCCGCCGGTTGGCGGAATACATCGGGCAACGGGATTTAAAAGAGGTTCTGGATATTGCCATTAAGGCGACCCAAGCCCGCAAAGAAACCCTGGATCATTTGCTGCTCTATGGCCCTCCCGGCTTAGGCAAAACCACGATGTCGCTGATTCTGGCGGCGGAAATGGGAGTTGGGTGCAAAATTACCAGCGCTCCTGCGTTAGAAAGAACTCGCGACATCGTAGGGCTGCTGGTGAATTTGCAACCGGGTGATATTCTTTTTATCGATGAAATTCATCGTCTCCCTAAAGTGACGGAAGAAATTCTCTATCCGGCAATGGAAGACTTCCGGGTGGATGTGACGATCGGCAAAGGTTCCAGTGCCCGAACTCGATCGATTCCCCTTAACCGCTTTACCCTGGTCGGTGCGACAACCCGTGTGGGTGCCCTCACTTCCCCCCTCCGCGATCGCTTCGGGTTAATTCAACGGCTGCGCTTCTACGAACTGGATGAACTCACCCAAATCGTGCTGCGAACCGCTGCCCTCCTGAATACCCCCATCACTCCTGAGGGTGCTGTTGAAGTTGCCCGCCGCTCCCGTGGTACCCCCCGGATCGCCAATCGTCTGTTAAAGCGGGTGCGGGACTATGTGGAAGTCAAAGCGTCAGGGACGATCACTGAAGCGATCGCCGCTGAAGCTCTGGAACTCTACAAAGTAGACCCCTGCGGACTGGATTGGACGGATCGCTGCCTCCTGAGCTACATGATTGAGCATTTCAACGGGGGACCCGTCGGGCTAGACACGATCGCCGCCGCCACCGGCGAAGATGCCCAAACAATTGAAGAAGTCTATGAACCCTATCTGATGCAAATTGGCTACCTCAGCCGCACTCCTCGCGGACGAGTCGCCACACCTTCCGCCTGGAAGCATCTGGGGTACCAACCTCCCGATAATCAACTTTCTCTTCTATCCTGAAGAAAGTAAATCCCAGAATTGGGGAATTGTAGATTTTGGATCTTACGATTTTTAGATTGTGGATTGCACTCAAAATTTGCCGTCCCAACAATCAATTCAAAATTCATAACTCATAATTCATAATTCCTCCCTCCCCTCCTATGCTCTCTCAAATCCTCAAACCCCTTCTTCCCCTCCTGCTGGTTGCATTAACCTGGCTAGGGTGTGGGTTGCCTGCAATGGCTGTTTCGTCTCCCGCCACGCCCCCTGCTGCTGCGCCCTCCGCCTCTCCCAATCCTTATGGCAGAGCAGAAACCCCCGATCCTGTAGCCAAACCTGAAACGGAAGCTTCAAATTTGTCCCAGCCCTCGGTTCTTGATCTGTATCAGAAGGTCGATGCCCTGTTTGACAAAGCTTTCGAATCAACCCAAAAGGGGAACTTTAAAGCAGCAGAAGATGATTGGACTCAGATTATTGAA from Kovacikia minuta CCNUW1 carries:
- the ruvB gene encoding Holliday junction branch migration DNA helicase RuvB, producing the protein MAIISSKKQPPEPDGQGQGNLLSADNSPVQGETAKSKAAQPIGSQKPAPGALLKPEAEPAEHGKQEERLRPRRLAEYIGQRDLKEVLDIAIKATQARKETLDHLLLYGPPGLGKTTMSLILAAEMGVGCKITSAPALERTRDIVGLLVNLQPGDILFIDEIHRLPKVTEEILYPAMEDFRVDVTIGKGSSARTRSIPLNRFTLVGATTRVGALTSPLRDRFGLIQRLRFYELDELTQIVLRTAALLNTPITPEGAVEVARRSRGTPRIANRLLKRVRDYVEVKASGTITEAIAAEALELYKVDPCGLDWTDRCLLSYMIEHFNGGPVGLDTIAAATGEDAQTIEEVYEPYLMQIGYLSRTPRGRVATPSAWKHLGYQPPDNQLSLLS